The DNA window TTTTCATTATGCAAATTTCCTCAATATTTCCAATATCTGAAAGGTTTTTCATCGATAAATATCATCAATAAAAACAATCGGATGCTAATATCTACCAGCTGTTCAGTCCATCTTCCAGGGCCTTTGTATAATTTTCCTGATCAAAAGAGTAGAGGTCAGGAGATTTGTGAGCACCACCACGTCTTTGTTCTTCCAACTTTTTCAGAATGCCTAACGTTTTGATTTTCCGGTAAAAATTTCCACGATTGAGTTTCCTGCCCAATATAGCCTCATATAGTTTTTGCAATTCCGGAAATGTAAATTTCTCAGGAAGCAAATTATATCCTATAGGTTTGTATGAAATCTTTTCCCGCAACGTAAGCAGGGCTTTTTCAATGATTTCTTTATGATCCATCGCTAAATCAATATCCGGAAGTTCCCGCAAATAGATCCATTCACAGGTTTCACTGATTTCATCTGCAATAGGATTAATTTCGGAAGAATTGTAGAGAGCATAATATCCTACAGAAATGAATCGCTGCTTTTGAAACAGGGTATCATCAAAATCTTCAAAATATAATTGGCTCCGGTTTTTCTTACCAAAAATCCCAAATTCTTCAAGAAAAACATCTGATACTCCGGCTCTGGACTTTAAAATCCTTACCACAGCATCATCAAGATCTTCATCTTTCATGACATAACCACCGGGAAGAAGCCATTGCTTTCTGTAATGCATTTTCGTTAAAAGAATTCTTAACTCGTTGTTATCAAACCCGAAAACAACAGGATCAGCTGAAATATGAGGGAGGTAAATTTCTTTAGCCTCAACAGATCTTTTTAAAAGCTGTTCTCTGGAATCTATATTATTCATACTCTACATGTGTTCTTTCAAATATAAAAATAAAATCATAGTATTCCGAAAATCTTTATTCAAGGTTGTTCTGAGATTTTTTTCTATGATCTTTCTCTATTAAATCTATGTCACAACCTCCTGATTTTTTATTAAAATAACTACCTTTGAGCTCTTGAAAATAGATTAATACTCTGTTTAGATCCCTTTTTATTCAATTCAAACTCTAATTTTACATATGCAGATGAGCGCTTCCAACGGAATTTCCCGTACTGTCATCTGGCTGATGGCCATTATTTCAGGACTTGTTGTAGCCAATAACTATTATAATCAGCCTTTACTGGCTCTTATTTCTGAAGATCTTCATGTCTCTGAAAGTGCAGCAAGCAGGATTTCTGTACTGACTCAGATCGGCTATGCATTAGGGTTATTGTTAATTGTACCACTTGGTGACAAGTTTTTCCGTAAGAAATTAATTTTAATGGATCTTGTTCTTGTGTTTGGCTCTTTATTGTGGATGACGTTTGCTACTCAGTTGTGGATGTTATATGCTGCAAGTTTATTAATTGGAGCGACATCGGTCATTCCACAATTATTTGTTCCGATTGCAGCTGAACTCTCATCAGATAAAGAAAAATCTTCCAATATCGGTTTGGTAATGTCCGGGTTATTGCTGGGAATTCTTCTTTCCCGTTTTGTAGGCGGAATTGTAGGTGAAGTCTGGGGATGGAGAGCGATGTTCGGTATTGCGGCTGGATTAATGATTTTAGTTTGGATAGCCGTTTATACAATGCTTCCCGAACTGCATCCCAATTTTAAAGGGACTTATAAAGAATTGATGCGTTCTGTGGCTCATCTGGCTAAAACGCAGCCTATTCTTCAGTTGGCTTCATTCCGTGGAGCGATGGCTTTTGGCTCGATGTGTGCATTGTTTACCACATTGGTTTTTCATATGGAGAAGCCCCCTTTTAATGCAGGATCTTCTGTTGTAGGAAGCTTTGGATTGGCTGGCGCCGTTGGAGCTTTGGCGGCAGCTAAAGTTGGAAAACTGCAAAAGTACCTTGATATCAACCGCATTATATTGTATTCGTTACTAATTGTCATCGGAAGCTGGGGTTTTACTTATTTTGCAGGAGAAACATATTGGGGACTGATTGTAGGAGTTATTCTCGTTGATCTCGGTGTACAGTCAAGCCACATTATGAATCAGACCAATTATTTCCTGATAAAATCCAATGCAGTCAACAGGTTGAATACGGTATATATGGTTTCTTATTTTATCGGTGGATCCCTTGGTACCTGGCTGGCTTCTGTTGCATGGCAAAAAGCACAGTGGACAGGAGTATGCTTTGTAGGAACTTTATTTGGTGTACTGGCACTCATTGCCCACGTTCTGTTTTGTGGAAAAGTAAATCATAAAGCGTAATTCCGGTTTTTATTTTCCGGCTAATCTTCAGATTCTTCCTGTTTCTGGATTAGTTCTCTGTGCTTTCCACCCCATTCGCTGAGCACATTCCAGATGGGAATTAATTCTCTGGCAATTGCTGTCAGTTCATAATCTACCCGTGGCGGAACTTCAGCATATACCGTTCTTTTCACCAATCCTTCTTTTTCAAGCTCTCTCAACTGAAGGGTGAGCATTCTTTCTGTTATCCCTGAAATAGACTTTCTAAGCTCGCTGAAACGCATTTTTCCTTCTTTTAATTTATCCAGAATCAGGAGCTTCCAACGGCCTCCGATTTTGCACACTGCATAGGTTAAGTCACATTCGTGGATGTATTGCCGGTTGATATTATTCGTTGAATTTTCTTTTATTGCTCCCATTACTTACAAATTTGTTAGTACCATACATTTAGCTGTATACAGTGCAAATGTAAGGTTTGAGATTTAATTTTGCCCTACAGAAGCAGAAAATATGCAGCAGGAATGAACAATAGCGCTCACGTTCACTGCAAAAAAGAATATTAACTTAACTTAAAATAACATGCAGTTAACACCTAAAATTAATCAGATTTTAACTCACTTAGAAAAAATTCAATCATTTAATGCAAAAGATTCATTGGATGACGCCCGTAAATACCTGGAAGTGATGTCACTTCAGCTTAGTGGCAAAAAGGAAGCGGTAAGAATGATTGAAGATTTACATATTCCTTTGGAAAATCATCAAATTCCTATCAGAATATATCGTCCTAAGGGAAAGGATGTTCAACCAACATCAGCCATTATTTATATTCATGGAGGATGGTTCATTGCCGGAGGTTATGAAACACATGATGCTGTAGTTCGCAAACTGGCCAATGCAACGGAATCTGTAATTATTTTCATTGATTACAGGCTTGCTCCCGAACATCCTTTTCCGGCAGGATTAAATGATTGTATAGATGCTGCAAAATGGGTATTAGACCATGCTGAATCATTGGGAATTGACCGAAACCAAATTGGAATCATCGGAGACAGCGCAGGTGCAGCATTGGCTACTGCTGTTTCTACACAAATAGGAGAGCACTTTAAATTTCAGGCATTGATTTATCCGGCGACAGACAATCAGCTCAACTCGAAATCATGGGAAACTTATGAAACCGGTCCGGTTCTCAACAAGCAGGGAGGCATCGAAGCCTGGAAATCATATTTACCGGAGGAAGAAAAAAATAACCCGCTTGCCATTCCGGTGTTGATAGACGATTTTAAAAATACTCCACCGACGTTAATTCTGTTGGCAGAGCACGATCCTTTGCTTGATGACGGGAAGAAGCTTTCTGATAATATGAAAAATGCAGGAGTAGTTCTTACAACAACTTTGTATCAGGACATGGTTCACGGATTTATGCATATGGGAGAACTATTGGAAGAGGTACAGCAGGCGGTGAATGAAATGGCAGATTTTGCTCGTCAACACTTTAAAACATTGTAGACTGTATCATGAAAAAATATGCCTATATAGGGTGCCTGGGATTTATTGCAGTGATTACTACAGAATTCGGAATCATTGGAATTTTGCCGCAGGTGGCAGAATATTACAAGATCAGCATAGACAAGGCAGGATATTTGCTAAGCGCTTTTGCTCTGGTTATCGCTGTTACGGGACCTTTTATGACCCTGATTACCTCTGGAATTGACCGGAAAAAGGTAATGCTCGCGGCCATTTTTATGTTTTTAATAACCGGAATTGTTTCCTCACTTTCGCCTCCTTTTTGGATGATGATGGTTGTAAGAGTCCTACCTGCCTTTTTACAGCCGGTGTATATTGCAACAGCGTTATCCGTTGCGGTTGCTAAAGCAGATAAAAAGAGAAAGAATGAGCTGATGAGTATTGTTTTCAATGGGGTGGCTATTGCCATGGTGACTACAGTTCCGTTGGCAACATGGATTTCGGGACTTTATTCATGGGAATATTCGTTTATGATACAGGCTGCAGTAAGTCTGATTGCGCTGCTGTGCATCTATTTCCTTTTGCCATCCATGCCGGTAGCAGAAAAGAAATCCTACGGAAGTCAGATGATGATTTTAAAACAACCTTCGTTCGTTTTAAGTATTTTGACCATTTTTTTTATGATTACGGCCTGGTTTTCAACATATAGCTATTTTGCAGATTATCTGAATAAAGCTAAAGGAATGAATACGGCGATGGTCAGTTATATGTTACTTTTATTTGGGGTGATAGGGATTCTGGCGAATTGGATTGCCGGTAAAATGCTCAACAAAAATATAACGGGAACGATCTCTTTTTTTCTCTCGGGAACCATTTTAATTCCGGTACTTTTATATTTTTCTGATGGAAATCTGCCAGCAACAATTGTGGTCATCGGAATTTGGGGATTTCTGTATTCTCCGAGCTTTCTCAATGCTTCAACCTATATGATTTCTGCGGCTCCCAATTCTTTGGAGTTTGCCAACAGTCTGGCGACTTCATTTGGAAACCTTGGTGTGACGCTGGGAACCACTGTGGGCGGATGGATTATTATTAGTAATGGAGTACAATATACGCCTTGGATCGGGCTTGTTTTCGGAATTTTAGCTTTTTTAACGATCATTCTCAGGAGCTGCCTTGAAACAAGAAATAAAACGGTTTTATGCTCTTAGAAATAAACTGTAACAATTTTTGTTACATTGATCAATTATCACTAACTTTGCAGTATTAATTTGATTTAAAATTAAATACAATGAAAATAGAAATCTGGTCGGACGTAATGTGTCCGTTTTGTTATATCGGAAAAAATAATTTTGAACAGGCTTTAGAAAAATTACCTTTCAAAGATCAGGTAGAAGTGGAGTGGAAGAGTTTCCAGCTGGATCCTACTTTAGATCCTAAAGTAACTCAGAATACCATTGAATATTTTAGAGAAAAGAAAGGTGTTGCTGAAGCACAGGCTGCACAGATGCTGACTCAGGTTACCCAAATGGGAAAAGGAGCAGGTATTGATTTTAATTTTGAAAAAGCATTGATCACCAATACTTTCAGTGCCCATAAATTGCTTCATCTGGCTAAAAAGCACAATAAGTCCAATGAGATGGAAGAAGCCCTGTTTATCGCTCACTTTATTGATGGTAAAAATGTAGCTGATCCTGAAGTTTTAATTTCTCTGGCTACTGATTTAGGAATTGATCAGGAAGAAGCAAGACTGGCGGTGACTTCAGATGCATTGGATTACGAAGTCAATCAGGATATCCTGGAAGCCAGAAATAATGGTGTTTCCGGAGTTCCTTTTTTTGTTTTGAATGGGAAATATGCTGTTTCAGGAGCACAACCGGTAGAAGTATTTGAAAATGCCCTTCAGCAAACGTATAAAGAAACGGTAAGTCCGTTTAAGGATTTATCCGGTAATGAAGGAGCGTCCTGCGATACTGACGGATGCAGTATTTAACAATAAAAACCCCAAAGTAGATAATATCTGTTTTGGGGTTTTTAATTTTTTGTGTCATTTTCCAATTTTAGCAGGCAAATGAAAGGTGTTTCCTTTATTTGGTGGCTACTTCTTGTAAATGATCATCTCTGAGTTATTTTAATGGGTATTGAGCCAGTCCACAGCAAATTGATGTACCTCATCAATTCTGTCCACAGTAATTGTTTTCCCATCCTTAGTTTCTTCTTCCTGAAAATAATGATTACTATTGGGATAAACTTTATAGGTAAGGTTCTTTTTGCCCTGTCTCAGAAATTCCAATTTGGCATAATCCATTCCTATAATCGTCTGATTATTATCCTTTCCACCGGCAATGTACAGGATAGGAATTTTCAGCTTCAGCATATTTTCAAGCGGGGTGGTTCTGGTAAAACTGCTCCATTTTAAATAAGTCTCTCCATACCAGTTTTTTTTTGTAGATAAAGGATCCGCATATATCTTTTCATAATCAGTGTATAGAGAATCAATGGTCTTTTGCCCTTCCTCCGCTGAGATTTTATTTTTTATAACATCCAGTCTTGTATTAATTAAAAAATCATAAAAATGGTTTAAGGCATTTCCAACGATACAAATAATATTTGTAACTTTTTTATTGAGTACCGCTACTTTTGGTGCAACCTGAGAACCTTCCGAATACCCCATTACAACAATTTTCTTTTTATTAACAGGAAGCTTTTTAACAAAAAAATTAATGGCCTTAGATGCTGTTTCAGCCCTCCAGTCAAGACTATATAACATTGTATAATTATTACTTACAGGGTAAAAACGTCTGCCGGAAGGAGACATTTGTAAGGAATCTTTAAATGGCACGCTGGGTTTACTGATGAGAACTATGTGATAATTCTTTGAATATTTTTTGAGATCAATGGGAACGGAAGTAGAATATTTTCCGGATTTTGTTTTATAATATATCGGAAAGTTTCCTGAACCATCCAGGTATACCAATAATGGTTTTACTGCTGTGCTGTCAGATGTCAGTAAATGTACCTGAAAGGATTTAAGTTTAGAATCATGAAGTGTATAATGTTTAAATAAATCAGTCTGTGAAAATGCAGAACTGCTTACAAGCAGCATTAGAAGTAAATATATACATTTCATATCGTATTATTTTTTCTGTTGAATTTCTTTTTTAAATATACACTTTATTGCCCACCGATAATAAAAAAGGAATAGTAGTTTACGAAGCCATTTTTAAAATAAAAACTCTTGTATCTTTGTAAAGCAGTACAAGCAACTGCATAAATCTAATTTCAATGATAAAGATCAATAAAGAGATTCATTATCCAATTGCAGATACCCTTTTTGTGTTTGCACTGGATTCTGAGGCTGGGACGGTATTTGACGATAAAAATAAATTAATAACAGGAATCGGAAAAGTAAATGCGGCGATTGAGCTGACAAGAGAAGTTCATCTTAGAAAGCCCAAATTGATTGTGAATCTGGGTTCTGCAGGAAGTAAAGGATTTCATAAAGGAGAAGTTGTGTGCTGTACAAAATTTATCCAGAGAGATATGGATGTAAGAGGCCTTGGCTTCCAAATGTATGAAACGCCACTATCCGGAGTACCACCAATCC is part of the Chryseobacterium lactis genome and encodes:
- a CDS encoding alpha/beta hydrolase → MQLTPKINQILTHLEKIQSFNAKDSLDDARKYLEVMSLQLSGKKEAVRMIEDLHIPLENHQIPIRIYRPKGKDVQPTSAIIYIHGGWFIAGGYETHDAVVRKLANATESVIIFIDYRLAPEHPFPAGLNDCIDAAKWVLDHAESLGIDRNQIGIIGDSAGAALATAVSTQIGEHFKFQALIYPATDNQLNSKSWETYETGPVLNKQGGIEAWKSYLPEEEKNNPLAIPVLIDDFKNTPPTLILLAEHDPLLDDGKKLSDNMKNAGVVLTTTLYQDMVHGFMHMGELLEEVQQAVNEMADFARQHFKTL
- a CDS encoding MFS transporter; this encodes MSASNGISRTVIWLMAIISGLVVANNYYNQPLLALISEDLHVSESAASRISVLTQIGYALGLLLIVPLGDKFFRKKLILMDLVLVFGSLLWMTFATQLWMLYAASLLIGATSVIPQLFVPIAAELSSDKEKSSNIGLVMSGLLLGILLSRFVGGIVGEVWGWRAMFGIAAGLMILVWIAVYTMLPELHPNFKGTYKELMRSVAHLAKTQPILQLASFRGAMAFGSMCALFTTLVFHMEKPPFNAGSSVVGSFGLAGAVGALAAAKVGKLQKYLDINRIILYSLLIVIGSWGFTYFAGETYWGLIVGVILVDLGVQSSHIMNQTNYFLIKSNAVNRLNTVYMVSYFIGGSLGTWLASVAWQKAQWTGVCFVGTLFGVLALIAHVLFCGKVNHKA
- a CDS encoding DsbA family oxidoreductase, which codes for MKIEIWSDVMCPFCYIGKNNFEQALEKLPFKDQVEVEWKSFQLDPTLDPKVTQNTIEYFREKKGVAEAQAAQMLTQVTQMGKGAGIDFNFEKALITNTFSAHKLLHLAKKHNKSNEMEEALFIAHFIDGKNVADPEVLISLATDLGIDQEEARLAVTSDALDYEVNQDILEARNNGVSGVPFFVLNGKYAVSGAQPVEVFENALQQTYKETVSPFKDLSGNEGASCDTDGCSI
- a CDS encoding 5'-methylthioadenosine/S-adenosylhomocysteine nucleosidase family protein; translated protein: MIKINKEIHYPIADTLFVFALDSEAGTVFDDKNKLITGIGKVNAAIELTREVHLRKPKLIVNLGSAGSKGFHKGEVVCCTKFIQRDMDVRGLGFQMYETPLSGVPPILEYGLKMETLKEGICGSGDSFEMNHSETDYNIVDMEAYPLALIAQKENIPFLCLKYISDDAGSDAADDWSVQVHLASEAFKKILFS
- a CDS encoding MFS transporter, whose amino-acid sequence is MKKYAYIGCLGFIAVITTEFGIIGILPQVAEYYKISIDKAGYLLSAFALVIAVTGPFMTLITSGIDRKKVMLAAIFMFLITGIVSSLSPPFWMMMVVRVLPAFLQPVYIATALSVAVAKADKKRKNELMSIVFNGVAIAMVTTVPLATWISGLYSWEYSFMIQAAVSLIALLCIYFLLPSMPVAEKKSYGSQMMILKQPSFVLSILTIFFMITAWFSTYSYFADYLNKAKGMNTAMVSYMLLLFGVIGILANWIAGKMLNKNITGTISFFLSGTILIPVLLYFSDGNLPATIVVIGIWGFLYSPSFLNASTYMISAAPNSLEFANSLATSFGNLGVTLGTTVGGWIIISNGVQYTPWIGLVFGILAFLTIILRSCLETRNKTVLCS
- a CDS encoding winged helix-turn-helix transcriptional regulator yields the protein MGAIKENSTNNINRQYIHECDLTYAVCKIGGRWKLLILDKLKEGKMRFSELRKSISGITERMLTLQLRELEKEGLVKRTVYAEVPPRVDYELTAIARELIPIWNVLSEWGGKHRELIQKQEESED
- a CDS encoding alpha/beta hydrolase family protein, giving the protein MKCIYLLLMLLVSSSAFSQTDLFKHYTLHDSKLKSFQVHLLTSDSTAVKPLLVYLDGSGNFPIYYKTKSGKYSTSVPIDLKKYSKNYHIVLISKPSVPFKDSLQMSPSGRRFYPVSNNYTMLYSLDWRAETASKAINFFVKKLPVNKKKIVVMGYSEGSQVAPKVAVLNKKVTNIICIVGNALNHFYDFLINTRLDVIKNKISAEEGQKTIDSLYTDYEKIYADPLSTKKNWYGETYLKWSSFTRTTPLENMLKLKIPILYIAGGKDNNQTIIGMDYAKLEFLRQGKKNLTYKVYPNSNHYFQEEETKDGKTITVDRIDEVHQFAVDWLNTH
- a CDS encoding NUDIX hydrolase, which codes for MNNIDSREQLLKRSVEAKEIYLPHISADPVVFGFDNNELRILLTKMHYRKQWLLPGGYVMKDEDLDDAVVRILKSRAGVSDVFLEEFGIFGKKNRSQLYFEDFDDTLFQKQRFISVGYYALYNSSEINPIADEISETCEWIYLRELPDIDLAMDHKEIIEKALLTLREKISYKPIGYNLLPEKFTFPELQKLYEAILGRKLNRGNFYRKIKTLGILKKLEEQRRGGAHKSPDLYSFDQENYTKALEDGLNSW